Proteins encoded by one window of Lycium barbarum isolate Lr01 chromosome 11, ASM1917538v2, whole genome shotgun sequence:
- the LOC132616521 gene encoding polyadenylate-binding protein RBP47-like, whose product MDEDYLASCFANTNQVASIKVICNKQTGFPEGYGFVEFYSHAAAEKALQTFSFTTMPNADQPFRLNWASFSMGDKRSNNGSNLSIFVGDLAADVTDTLLHETFAKKHPSVKAAKVVIDANTGRSRGYGFVRFGDDNERSQAMTEMNGVFCLSRPMRIGVATPRISSGYLQYYFSQGGYSNSASPQGSQPDVDSTNTTIFIGGLDPNVGDEDLRQPFAQYG is encoded by the exons ATGGACGAGGATTACTTGGCCTCCTGCTTTGCTAACACCAACCAG GTTGCCTCCATCAAGGTAATTTGCAATAAACAAACTGGTTTTCCAGAGGGATATGGTTTTGTTGAATTCTACTCACATGCTGCTGCAGAGAAAGCTCTGCAGACATTTTCTTTCACGACAATGCCTAATGCAGATCAACCTTTCCGTTTGAATTGGGCTTCATTTAGCATGGGTGACAAGAGATCAAACAATGGTTCTAACCTTTCCATCTTTGTAGGAGATTTAGCTGCAGATGTTACGGATACCTTACTACATGAAACTTTTGCTAAAAAACATCCTTCTGTTAAAGCTGCTAAAGTTGTCATAGATGCCAATACTGGTCGTTCAAGAGGATATGGTTTTGTAAGGTTTGGAGACGATAATGAGAGGTCCCAAGCCATGACTGAAATGAATGGTGTGTTTTGTTTAAGCAGGCCCATGCGAATTGGTGTAGCCACACCGCGGATATCATCTGGATACCTGCAATACTATTTTTCACAAG GTGGATACTCCAACAGCGCGTCGCCACAAGGATCACAACCTGATGTAGATTCTACAAATACAACA ATCTTTATTGGAGGTCTTGACCCCAACGTCGGTGATGAGGATCTCAGACAGCCTTTTGCTCAGTATGGTTAA